The Acidicapsa ligni genome has a window encoding:
- the hydA gene encoding dihydropyrimidinase — MGLLIKDGEIVTADARCHADIYIANETITSIGLDLQVPAETEVIDANGKLIFPGFIDPHVHIHLPFMATFAKDTHATASVAALIGGTTTFIEMVCPSRGEDALEGYHKWKQKAEGTSACDYAFHMGVTHYDAGTEAQLREIVKDGTASFKIFLSYKGFFGVDDNEMFRVLKLAAELGVITTAHCENSELVSQMQHALLAAGKTGPEWHEPSRPEAIEAEGTSRFATFVEQTGATGYVVHLSCAPALHAAVEAKLRGVKLYVESVVPHFLLDKSYAELPGVEGMKHVMSPPLRDKSNQQVLWSSLETRLIDTVGTDHCPFDTGQKLLGANDFTQIPNGIPGIEERINLMYTYGVNRGRLNIHRFVDALSTQPAKLFGLFPRKGTIAVGSDADLVIYDQEYRGILTAAKQHTNNDYCGFEGFAIEGRPSVVMVRGKVQVRDGVFIGDQGRGLFLRREPQYQKHEVADAC, encoded by the coding sequence ATGGGATTGCTGATCAAGGATGGCGAGATTGTTACAGCGGATGCTCGCTGCCATGCGGATATCTATATTGCAAACGAGACCATCACCAGCATTGGTCTTGACCTTCAGGTGCCTGCCGAAACGGAAGTTATCGACGCCAATGGAAAGCTGATCTTTCCCGGATTTATAGATCCTCACGTGCACATCCATCTTCCCTTCATGGCCACGTTTGCCAAAGACACACATGCGACGGCAAGTGTGGCTGCACTGATTGGAGGAACTACAACCTTTATCGAGATGGTCTGTCCCTCGCGTGGAGAAGATGCGCTTGAGGGCTACCACAAATGGAAGCAGAAAGCAGAGGGCACTTCAGCCTGCGACTATGCATTTCACATGGGTGTCACCCATTACGACGCTGGCACAGAAGCTCAACTACGTGAGATTGTGAAGGATGGAACAGCGTCATTCAAGATCTTTCTTTCTTATAAAGGCTTCTTCGGCGTCGATGACAATGAGATGTTTCGTGTTCTCAAGCTTGCTGCAGAACTTGGTGTGATTACCACTGCTCATTGCGAAAACTCAGAGCTAGTAAGTCAGATGCAGCATGCGTTGCTCGCAGCAGGTAAGACAGGCCCTGAGTGGCATGAGCCGAGCCGTCCTGAAGCAATTGAGGCCGAGGGGACGAGTCGCTTTGCAACCTTCGTCGAGCAAACAGGCGCGACCGGCTATGTCGTGCACCTCTCATGTGCGCCCGCGCTTCACGCAGCAGTCGAGGCAAAGCTGCGTGGAGTAAAACTGTATGTCGAATCAGTCGTGCCACATTTTCTACTCGATAAAAGTTATGCTGAGCTTCCAGGAGTCGAGGGAATGAAGCATGTCATGTCTCCGCCTCTACGCGACAAGAGCAATCAGCAAGTACTATGGAGCTCACTTGAGACCCGATTGATAGACACAGTGGGTACAGATCATTGCCCTTTCGATACAGGCCAAAAGCTCCTGGGTGCAAATGATTTTACTCAGATACCGAATGGCATTCCCGGCATTGAAGAACGTATAAACCTGATGTATACGTATGGTGTTAACCGTGGGCGATTGAACATCCATCGTTTTGTAGATGCACTTAGCACCCAACCTGCGAAGTTATTTGGATTGTTCCCAAGGAAAGGCACCATAGCCGTAGGCTCGGATGCAGACCTGGTTATCTATGACCAGGAATATCGCGGCATACTCACAGCAGCTAAACAACATACAAATAACGACTACTGCGGCTTTGAAGGATTCGCCATTGAAGGGCGACCATCCGTAGTGATGGTACGCGGCAAGGTGCAGGTGCGCGACGGCGTATTCATTGGCGATCAAGGACGTGGATTGTTTTTGCGCCGCGAGCCACAATATCAGAAGCATGAGGTCGCTGATGCCTGTTGA
- a CDS encoding NAD(P)-dependent oxidoreductase has translation MNGNGTKNDEALGEQLPPLTSNAASIEADRCLYCYDAPCTHACPTHIDIPRFIKKIATNNLRGSAEAIFESNLLGATCARVCPVQELCEGACVLGSDHKPIAIGRLQRYAMDYARDTASYPRVNAEPTGKRIAVIGAGPAGLSCAGELAKHGHSVTVFEKRSLAGGLSTYGIIALREPVDIALDEVRMIEGMGVKIITGIEFGRDISLAELKSDYDGVVLSLGLGRTPALGIDGEEMIVDGLEFIEASKISNWKLVVGRDVIVIGAGNTAVDCATIAKRLGAERVTIVYRRTERQMTCYEHEYDFARREGIEFRFLTQPSRVHQHDGIAVGLECMRVELGPIDTTGRPAPVYVEGSQFMLSADQIIKAVGQTKSALNLKTHKGFIFVDDSFQTSITNVYAIGDCIRTTGAASTVMAVQDGKLAAQEIHQQFTQQPVSAEVN, from the coding sequence ATGAATGGGAATGGTACAAAAAATGACGAAGCACTTGGCGAGCAGTTGCCGCCGCTGACGTCAAATGCAGCGTCAATTGAAGCGGACCGATGCCTTTACTGTTACGACGCTCCATGCACCCATGCATGTCCTACCCATATCGACATACCGCGCTTCATCAAGAAGATAGCAACGAACAACCTTCGCGGCTCAGCGGAAGCTATCTTTGAATCTAACCTGCTCGGAGCCACATGTGCGCGCGTCTGCCCAGTACAGGAGTTATGTGAAGGAGCATGCGTGCTCGGCTCAGATCACAAGCCGATTGCCATTGGAAGGCTTCAACGGTATGCGATGGATTATGCCCGCGACACAGCAAGTTATCCGAGAGTGAATGCTGAGCCCACCGGCAAGCGAATCGCTGTTATCGGGGCTGGCCCAGCAGGTCTTTCCTGCGCGGGAGAACTGGCAAAACACGGCCACTCCGTTACAGTGTTTGAAAAGCGCAGTCTCGCAGGCGGTCTTTCTACGTATGGAATTATCGCGCTGCGTGAGCCAGTAGATATCGCCCTCGATGAGGTACGAATGATTGAAGGGATGGGAGTGAAAATCATCACTGGCATTGAGTTTGGCCGGGATATTTCACTGGCCGAGTTAAAGAGTGACTATGACGGTGTTGTACTGAGCCTCGGTCTGGGCCGTACTCCCGCTCTAGGCATCGACGGCGAAGAAATGATCGTCGATGGGCTTGAATTTATTGAGGCCAGCAAGATATCCAATTGGAAGCTGGTTGTAGGCCGAGATGTAATCGTGATCGGAGCAGGAAATACCGCCGTCGATTGCGCGACCATAGCGAAAAGGCTCGGTGCCGAGCGAGTAACAATCGTTTACCGTCGAACAGAGCGCCAGATGACCTGCTACGAGCATGAGTATGATTTCGCACGCAGAGAAGGAATAGAGTTTCGCTTCCTGACCCAACCTTCGCGCGTGCATCAGCACGATGGTATCGCTGTCGGATTGGAATGCATGCGAGTGGAACTTGGTCCCATCGACACTACCGGACGACCCGCTCCCGTATACGTTGAAGGATCGCAATTTATGTTGAGTGCAGATCAAATTATCAAGGCAGTCGGGCAGACAAAATCCGCACTGAATCTGAAAACACACAAGGGGTTCATCTTTGTGGATGACAGCTTTCAAACAAGTATCACGAATGTTTATGCCATCGGAGATTGCATTCGCACAACAGGTGCTGCATCTACAGTGATGGCCGTGCAGGACGGCAAGCTCGCAGCACAGGAGATCCATCAGCAGTTCACGCAGCAGCCTGTTTCTGCAGAGGTAAATTAG
- the preA gene encoding NAD-dependent dihydropyrimidine dehydrogenase subunit PreA → MADLRIDFAGIKSPNPFWLASAPPTNSGAQIHRAFEAGWGGAVWKTIGAPVLNVSNRYGAWHYGRQRMLAINNIELISDRPIEINLREITELKRTWPDRAVIVSAMVESKPEAWHDIVRQIEDTGADGIELNYGCPHGMSERGMGSAIGQVPEYCEQITRWVMEVASIPVIMKLTPNITNIVLPARAGVAAGANALSLINTINSIVGVDLETLELTPSIGAKGGHGGYAGPAVKPIALNMLASLCTDEIVANSGLPISGMGGITTWQDAAQFLLLGASSLQVCTAVMHYGYRLIEDLCDGLSNWMDAKGFATIADVTGKSLNRVSEFKDLDLSYRAVARIDHDKCIKCNLCYVACNDSAHQCIDLVSPNGEIAAPMAYDVRSNGKQDAIHTRPQPVVRDEDCVGCRLCYNVCPVDDCIEMVELPSGRESVTWSEISQQNSAVTEDWEEMKKYREQVGIHIH, encoded by the coding sequence ATGGCAGATCTTCGCATCGACTTTGCTGGCATCAAATCACCGAACCCATTTTGGCTTGCATCGGCGCCGCCGACTAACTCAGGCGCGCAGATTCATCGAGCCTTTGAAGCAGGCTGGGGTGGCGCGGTTTGGAAGACAATCGGGGCGCCAGTATTGAATGTTTCCAATCGCTATGGCGCATGGCATTATGGCCGCCAACGCATGCTCGCAATCAACAACATAGAACTCATCTCCGACCGGCCCATCGAGATCAACCTGCGTGAAATAACAGAGCTCAAACGCACATGGCCAGATCGTGCCGTAATCGTATCCGCGATGGTTGAGTCAAAGCCTGAGGCATGGCATGATATCGTCCGTCAGATAGAAGATACAGGCGCGGACGGCATCGAACTCAACTACGGCTGCCCACACGGAATGAGCGAGCGAGGAATGGGCTCCGCAATTGGGCAGGTGCCCGAGTATTGCGAACAGATCACGCGTTGGGTGATGGAGGTCGCATCGATCCCTGTGATCATGAAGCTTACGCCTAACATTACTAACATTGTGCTTCCTGCACGAGCAGGAGTAGCTGCCGGAGCAAATGCGCTCTCGCTAATTAACACCATCAATTCGATTGTTGGTGTTGATCTTGAGACCCTCGAACTTACTCCAAGTATTGGAGCCAAGGGCGGTCACGGCGGATACGCCGGTCCGGCAGTGAAACCAATAGCATTGAATATGCTGGCTTCGCTGTGCACGGATGAGATCGTTGCAAACTCAGGCCTGCCCATCTCTGGCATGGGCGGTATTACGACCTGGCAGGACGCAGCACAGTTCCTATTGTTGGGCGCGTCAAGCCTGCAAGTGTGTACCGCAGTGATGCATTACGGTTATCGCCTGATAGAGGATCTTTGTGATGGCCTCTCGAACTGGATGGATGCAAAGGGCTTCGCGACCATTGCGGATGTGACCGGTAAAAGTCTCAATCGAGTTTCAGAATTCAAGGATCTAGACCTGTCTTATCGTGCAGTCGCCCGTATTGATCATGACAAGTGCATCAAGTGCAATCTATGCTATGTCGCCTGCAATGACAGCGCCCATCAGTGCATCGACCTTGTCTCGCCCAACGGTGAAATCGCTGCTCCAATGGCGTATGATGTTCGCTCTAACGGCAAACAGGATGCCATCCATACACGGCCGCAACCTGTAGTGCGAGATGAGGATTGCGTCGGTTGCAGGCTTTGCTATAACGTGTGCCCAGTGGATGATTGCATCGAAATGGTGGAACTGCCTTCTGGACGGGAGTCGGTGACATGGAGTGAGATCTCACAACAGAACTCGGCGGTCACCGAGGATTGGGAAGAGATGAAAAAATATCGCGAGCAGGTAGGGATACATATCCATTAG
- a CDS encoding Zn-dependent hydrolase: MPVDARMAIAELKELRALTANEHGAQRVAWSPMWITAREWFQSKLQGMPVEHHLDAAGNSWTTLRGESEKTLILGSHLDSVPNGGWLDGCLGVVAALAVLRRIVLEYGERPPITIRLVDWADEEGARFGRSLFGSSAFAGTQTIEADRSRTDANCIQLEDALFECGVKIDSIGEAQLEQKNASAYIELHIEQGPVLESIDLPLAAVTGTKGVERHAITFHGQEAHSGSTPMAARRDALAAAAKLALAIRGIALKHPDAVCTIGSVKTFPGIVTAVVGRCECTLDQRDLDANVLAQMYREAQEMSKRFAEEEGCSVEWSRIWNIAPEPFHPSLIGLCDEAIQEVLDGSEKVPYRMPSGPLHDAAEVSRAGIPTVMMFVQSLKGISHNKIEDSREDYLELAVEAFDRLASKVIAWIRTE, translated from the coding sequence ATGCCTGTTGATGCCAGGATGGCTATAGCCGAGCTAAAAGAATTACGCGCTCTTACTGCGAATGAACATGGAGCGCAACGTGTTGCATGGTCCCCTATGTGGATTACTGCGCGAGAGTGGTTTCAAAGCAAGTTACAGGGCATGCCGGTGGAGCATCATCTGGATGCAGCAGGGAATAGTTGGACAACGCTACGCGGAGAATCAGAAAAGACGTTGATCCTCGGCAGCCATCTTGACTCTGTTCCCAATGGTGGATGGCTCGATGGTTGCCTCGGAGTCGTCGCAGCGCTGGCAGTGTTACGACGCATCGTGCTGGAGTATGGAGAAAGACCGCCAATAACGATTCGTCTCGTTGATTGGGCCGATGAAGAGGGAGCGCGCTTTGGTCGTAGTCTCTTTGGATCATCTGCTTTCGCAGGTACTCAAACGATAGAGGCAGATCGAAGTCGAACAGATGCCAACTGCATTCAGCTTGAAGATGCGCTATTTGAGTGTGGGGTTAAGATTGACTCCATCGGCGAAGCACAACTGGAGCAGAAGAACGCATCTGCTTATATAGAACTACACATTGAACAAGGTCCCGTGCTGGAGAGCATTGACCTGCCGCTAGCCGCTGTTACCGGAACCAAGGGCGTTGAGCGTCATGCTATTACCTTTCATGGACAAGAGGCGCACTCTGGCTCAACGCCGATGGCCGCACGCCGCGATGCTCTGGCAGCAGCAGCCAAGCTGGCCCTTGCGATTCGTGGCATAGCTCTGAAGCATCCGGATGCGGTATGCACCATAGGCAGCGTCAAGACGTTTCCGGGAATAGTAACAGCAGTTGTTGGACGCTGCGAATGTACGCTCGATCAAAGAGATCTCGATGCAAATGTGCTTGCACAGATGTATCGTGAAGCGCAGGAGATGAGTAAGCGTTTTGCCGAAGAAGAAGGATGTTCTGTTGAGTGGTCGCGCATCTGGAACATCGCGCCTGAACCCTTCCACCCATCACTGATCGGGCTCTGTGATGAGGCGATTCAGGAGGTACTTGATGGATCAGAAAAAGTGCCCTATCGCATGCCATCCGGACCGTTGCATGATGCCGCAGAAGTTTCGCGTGCCGGCATCCCGACTGTGATGATGTTTGTGCAATCGCTCAAAGGAATCAGTCATAACAAGATCGAAGACTCCCGTGAAGATTATCTCGAGCTTGCAGTGGAGGCATTCGATCGTCTCGCTTCAAAAGTAATAGCGTGGATTCGTACAGAGTGA
- a CDS encoding TonB-dependent receptor: protein MKTSVQIVSSANQYRNSLKTSSEGELDVQRLPFGIYELEVEQAGFAAKSISVEIHSSLPTTLKIQLELPRVNESIKVNAANTLIDPDRAGSVNQIGSLAIRDRLGSIPGRDLQDLVNSQPGWLYEGNAVLHPRGSEYQTQFVIDGIPLTDDRSPSFGPEIEADDVQSMSIYTAGIPAEYGRKMGGVVEVNTLQDTQPGFHGQVVLSGGSFASGGSFAKGQYAWGKNTIGGSSSGSMTDHYLNPVVPQNYSNTGTLGDFSLNYRRVFTPDDKLSMSVRHEISRYDIPNELVQQAAGQRQNADNIETMGVASYQHIFSANATGDVAGMVRDNANDFYSNPESTPVEVFQHNSFREGYFRANFTLNRGHQELKAGVESDNMFLHENTSYTITSSDDDDDDSRPARARRTRLRPADNNGSNTFSFQDQRPDLEQAVFVQDLIKLHNWTIAAGLRWDHYQLILNKQAVQPRFSISRYLPSINTVFHFSYDRVFQTPSFENILLSSSTAVESIDPGDFLRLPVKPSQGDYYEGGLTTVFARHLKLDANYFRRFVNDYADDDQIDNTTISFPISFRKAIIYGAEGKIEVPDWHHFSGFVSYSYEVGNVWNPVTGGLFLGDDADAAAAALTGHFPDSQDQRNTVRGRARYQVIPRLWVAGGVQYDTGLPFEFDGDRDQALAQYGPQIIDRINFDRGRIDPSFQFNASAGADLYKSDRINTRFQIDGQNLTDVLDVIDFGGLFSGNAIGPSRSFSLRLTTIF, encoded by the coding sequence GTGAAAACGAGTGTTCAGATTGTCAGCAGCGCCAATCAATATCGCAATTCGTTGAAGACCAGCAGCGAAGGTGAGTTGGACGTGCAACGTCTGCCATTCGGTATCTATGAGCTTGAGGTTGAGCAGGCTGGCTTCGCTGCAAAATCTATATCTGTGGAGATTCATTCATCGCTGCCGACTACCTTGAAAATTCAGCTAGAGTTGCCGCGCGTAAATGAATCGATCAAGGTCAATGCGGCGAATACCCTTATTGATCCTGACAGGGCGGGTTCGGTGAATCAGATAGGATCACTGGCGATCAGGGATAGGCTTGGTTCCATTCCGGGGCGTGACCTGCAGGACCTGGTTAATTCGCAGCCTGGTTGGCTCTATGAGGGCAATGCGGTGCTGCATCCGCGAGGATCAGAGTACCAGACGCAGTTTGTTATTGATGGCATACCGCTGACAGACGATCGATCGCCCAGCTTCGGACCAGAGATTGAGGCTGACGATGTTCAATCGATGAGTATCTATACTGCCGGAATTCCTGCGGAATACGGACGCAAAATGGGCGGCGTGGTTGAGGTAAATACATTGCAGGATACCCAACCAGGATTTCACGGACAGGTGGTTCTCTCCGGCGGTAGCTTCGCTTCGGGCGGTTCTTTTGCGAAAGGCCAGTATGCCTGGGGTAAGAATACGATTGGCGGGAGCTCAAGTGGAAGCATGACGGATCACTACCTGAATCCAGTCGTCCCACAGAATTACTCCAACACCGGAACTTTGGGCGACTTCTCTTTGAATTACCGTCGTGTATTCACGCCTGACGACAAGCTCAGTATGAGCGTACGTCATGAGATTTCGCGTTACGATATTCCGAATGAACTTGTGCAGCAGGCAGCGGGTCAGCGCCAGAATGCCGACAACATCGAGACGATGGGTGTCGCCTCGTATCAGCATATCTTCTCTGCAAATGCTACTGGAGATGTGGCAGGAATGGTGCGTGACAATGCCAATGACTTCTACTCCAACCCGGAATCCACACCTGTCGAAGTCTTTCAGCACAATTCCTTTCGTGAGGGTTATTTCAGGGCAAACTTCACTCTCAACCGCGGGCACCAGGAATTGAAAGCTGGCGTTGAAAGCGACAACATGTTCCTGCATGAAAACACCAGCTACACAATCACCAGTTCGGATGACGATGATGACGACTCGCGACCGGCGCGTGCAAGGCGAACTCGCTTGAGACCGGCGGATAATAACGGTTCAAACACTTTCTCTTTTCAGGACCAGCGCCCCGATCTGGAGCAGGCTGTCTTTGTGCAGGATCTAATCAAGCTACATAATTGGACTATCGCCGCAGGCCTGCGATGGGATCACTATCAACTGATATTGAACAAACAAGCGGTACAGCCACGCTTTTCGATCTCACGTTACTTACCTTCCATAAACACGGTGTTTCATTTCTCTTACGATCGCGTCTTTCAGACACCCTCGTTTGAAAACATTCTGCTCTCGAGTTCGACTGCGGTTGAATCCATCGACCCTGGCGATTTTTTGCGCCTTCCAGTTAAGCCATCGCAGGGCGACTATTACGAAGGTGGGCTGACTACGGTCTTTGCGCGCCATCTTAAACTGGATGCCAACTACTTCCGCCGCTTCGTTAATGATTACGCTGACGATGATCAGATCGATAACACGACCATCAGCTTTCCGATATCTTTCCGCAAAGCGATCATCTACGGTGCAGAGGGCAAGATCGAGGTTCCCGACTGGCATCATTTTTCGGGCTTCGTAAGCTACTCGTATGAGGTCGGTAATGTTTGGAACCCAGTCACGGGTGGTCTATTTCTTGGCGACGATGCAGATGCTGCGGCAGCAGCCCTGACTGGCCACTTCCCAGATTCGCAGGACCAACGCAATACTGTACGTGGCCGCGCACGCTATCAGGTCATCCCTCGCCTCTGGGTTGCCGGCGGAGTGCAATACGATACTGGCCTTCCCTTTGAATTCGACGGAGATCGGGACCAGGCGCTCGCGCAATACGGGCCGCAAATCATCGATCGGATCAATTTCGATCGTGGCCGCATCGATCCTTCATTTCAGTTCAATGCATCAGCAGGAGCTGACCTGTACAAGTCCGACCGCATCAATACGCGGTTCCAGATTGATGGGCAGAACCTGACAGATGTTCTGGATGTAATTGATTTCGGAGGCCTCTTCTCTGGCAACGCCATCGGGCCGTCGAGGAGTTTCTCCCTGCGACTTACAACTATTTTCTAA
- a CDS encoding CoA-acylating methylmalonate-semialdehyde dehydrogenase — protein sequence MSVTEVVAPQVITHWINGKSVASSSGRSGVVTNPATGQRVAEVSFASAGEVDEAVAAAKAASVEWRATPLSRRAEIMFRLRSLIVDNRQRLAEIISLENGKTIADALGEVARGLENVEFACGIPNLLKGGYSEQVSRGVDIYQIKQPLGVVAGITPFNFPAMVPLWMLSNAIACGNTFLLKPSEKVPSASILISALAKEAGVPDGVLNLIQGDKVAVSRLLEHPDVKAISFVGSTPVARYIYETATRNGKRVQALGGAKNHMLVLPDADISMTADAAVSAGYGAAGERCMAISVVLAVGSVADPLIEAIRERVAKIKVGPGSDITNEMGPLISREHRDRVASYLDSAIAEGATLPIDGRLDPAMKHDGYFLGPSLIDNARPGMQCYDHEIFGPVLSVVRVNSYAEALQLINDNPFGNGTAIFTQNGGAARQFQFDVEVGMVGINVPIPVPVSYYSFGGWKSSLFGDLHMYGPEGVQFYTRSKVVTSRWPDPASSKVDLGFPQV from the coding sequence ATGAGCGTTACAGAGGTAGTTGCTCCGCAGGTTATAACTCACTGGATCAATGGAAAATCCGTCGCATCCTCGTCTGGGCGAAGCGGTGTGGTCACGAATCCTGCAACTGGACAGAGGGTTGCCGAGGTCAGTTTTGCCTCGGCAGGTGAAGTTGACGAGGCCGTCGCAGCAGCCAAGGCAGCATCCGTTGAGTGGCGAGCCACTCCACTCTCCCGACGAGCCGAAATCATGTTTAGACTACGTAGTCTCATCGTCGATAATCGCCAACGACTGGCCGAGATCATCAGTCTTGAAAACGGTAAGACGATTGCCGATGCTCTCGGCGAAGTGGCACGCGGTTTGGAAAATGTAGAGTTCGCATGCGGTATTCCGAATCTGCTCAAAGGTGGCTATTCGGAACAGGTGAGTCGCGGCGTAGATATCTATCAAATTAAGCAGCCTCTTGGAGTCGTTGCTGGAATTACTCCTTTCAACTTTCCTGCAATGGTCCCTTTGTGGATGCTCTCCAACGCAATTGCATGTGGCAATACATTCCTGCTCAAGCCCTCTGAAAAGGTACCTTCGGCGAGCATTCTCATCTCCGCGTTAGCAAAGGAAGCAGGCGTTCCAGACGGAGTGTTGAATCTTATCCAGGGTGATAAAGTTGCCGTGAGTCGCTTGCTTGAACATCCCGACGTAAAAGCGATCAGCTTCGTAGGATCAACTCCCGTAGCGCGATACATCTATGAGACGGCAACTCGCAATGGTAAGCGCGTCCAAGCCCTCGGAGGCGCAAAAAATCATATGCTCGTGCTGCCTGATGCGGACATCTCCATGACGGCAGATGCCGCAGTCTCTGCAGGTTATGGTGCGGCCGGTGAACGATGCATGGCCATCTCCGTCGTGCTTGCTGTGGGCAGCGTTGCGGATCCACTGATCGAGGCAATTCGTGAGCGAGTAGCAAAAATCAAGGTCGGTCCCGGTTCAGATATCACCAACGAAATGGGACCATTGATCTCGCGTGAACATCGCGATCGGGTTGCCTCATATCTCGATAGTGCCATTGCAGAGGGAGCAACCCTGCCCATTGATGGAAGACTCGATCCCGCGATGAAGCATGATGGTTATTTTCTAGGACCATCCCTGATCGACAATGCCAGGCCGGGCATGCAGTGCTACGATCATGAAATCTTTGGACCCGTGCTGAGCGTTGTACGCGTGAATAGCTATGCCGAAGCTCTACAGTTGATCAATGACAATCCCTTTGGAAATGGGACGGCTATCTTTACGCAGAATGGTGGAGCAGCGCGACAGTTCCAGTTTGATGTTGAGGTGGGAATGGTGGGCATCAACGTGCCTATCCCCGTGCCGGTTTCCTATTACAGCTTTGGAGGATGGAAGTCTTCGCTCTTTGGCGATTTACATATGTATGGACCAGAAGGTGTGCAGTTCTACACTCGCTCCAAAGTAGTGACAAGCAGATGGCCTGATCCAGCATCAAGCAAAGTAGATCTGGGGTTTCCGCAGGTTTGA